In the genome of Arabidopsis thaliana chromosome 4, partial sequence, the window AGGCGACACTATGAAATCCGTACAATGTCACATGCATGAAACTGGAGCTTCGGAGGCAGAGTCACGCGCGTACATTCAAGGAATTATCGGTGTGGCTTGGGATGACTTAAACATGGAGAAAAAGAGTTGTAGGCTACATCAAGGTTTCCTAGAAGCTGCGGCTAATCTTGGACGTGTGGCTCAGTGCGTTTATCAGTACGGTGATGGCCATGGCTGTCCTGACAAGGCTAAGACCGTCAATCATGTCCGGTCCTTGCTCGTCCACCCTCTTCCactcaattaattaattagtttctaATAATAAGTCTTAAATCACACAAGTATTGGATTAGACGCTCAAAGAGTTGAGAGATGCATATGTATTCTCTACTCAAATTATATAATGCATGTAAacatttgttagtttttatCAACATCAAGAGCTTGTAAAATCAAGTTAGatgaatattttgtatatgagCAAATAATATTCACTTGATCAGTATATACTAGTGcttatataagaaaagaaaattccTATATACAGTTTTAACATTTCGAGCAAAGGAATCAGCATAAATGTAAGCTATGTGAGATAAAGATAATTTGAAAAGACGAAAACTGATTTTGGAGGAGTAGACACAAAATTTGATCGGAAAATGGAGATAAACAGAGCATTGtctacaaacaaaactaattaatagcTTAGCGTGGAAGGCCGACAAACAACGTCAAGAGCCCTTCAATCCCATGTGGTAGCAAAATGTGGGTAGTGTCTAGAAGGCACCATCCAAAGCCATTTTGTCGTGTGCATTGCTTCCTAGGAAATGTCAACTCAACGACATATGGCAGAAGAATCTTCGTTTCACAATCTCTTTAATACATTACTTAATTTCGTTTcaaataaactttttgttatCACTATCTCACTAAACCAAcaactcttctttttcttttccggcATTTCAATTCTATGATGTTTTCAAACAAGTGATGgacaatttacaaaaataaaacttttttttttttgccaaacaaaaagaaaacttattcatggaaataaacaaaaaaagacaactGGTTGCCATTGAATTACGCCAGAAGGGTTTAGACTGACGTAGTACACACGTCAGCTTACACTAAAAAAGATCCGATTCTAATTATTCCTAAAATTGGAATAAATTAAGGGAAAGGTTAATTTTAGGCAACTTAAGCTAATAATACGGAGGGAAAATACATAACATTAATTACCGTTACCATCTACTTAACCATAACCTCCTTCCACATCTCTCCCTCTGGATCGAGAAATCTCCGATCCATTCTTCTCCGTCTGCCAAAATCCCCACTTCACGAATCGCAAAAGATCAAGGTACGTACATACATGTCCCTTTctagaattagggtttttgtttttgcagttAGTACTAGAATCTCAAatggatcttttttttttggatgatcAGGTTTATTGATCTATTgcgaaattagggtttgtgaaTTCGAATCGGAGATTAATAATAGATTTTGTGATGGAGTGTTCATCACGCATAGAAGAATCTTGATTTCGATCTCGATGAAATTAGGAATCGAGggattttatttataattgagATGGTGAATATTAAAAGCCCTTTACGGCTATTCATAGAGGAGTCGATTAAGGAATTAATTAGGGGTTTCAGGAGACAAAGGATCAAATGGAGAAATGCGTTTCTTCTTGGTTCTATAATGACTACCATTGTTGTTCTGCTTCATACACCAACGTTTTCAGTCTtctctgatgaagaagaaaccgagtcttcttcttcttcgcctaTTTACTTGAATGGTTCTCTGCATTTGAATATCCATATTGTTAGTAGTGAAgcaaaagttgaaaattttcataCTCTTAGAACAAGAACTCCTATTGTGCAATTGAATGCTTCTGAAGCAAGTGAAGCTGTTCTTTCGAGAAAAAGgcgaaaaaggaagaaaagaaagaagacaaaagatgaTCTGATTCTCACTGATCCTCCACCAGCACCACGACATGTTCTATCTTCCTCAGAGGTTAGGTTTTATCAGACTTAAGAGGTTTTAAGTTTCTTCATGTTTTCTCTAAACTCACTCCAATGGAACTGAGCAGAGACGTGCTCTTTCCTTGCCACCGAAGAAAGCTCTTACTTATGCAAAACTGGAGATTCAGCGTGCCCCGGAGGTCATAAATGATACAGATCTGTTTGCCCCATTGTTTCgaaatctctctgttttcaaaaGGTATATACAATTTCACAAGGACCAGAGTGCATTTAAACCTAAGTTAACACTTGTTTTTTATCACCTTATTCAGGAGCTATGAGCTTATGGAACTAATACTAAAGGTCTACATATATCCTGACGGAGACAAACCCATCTTCCACGAACCGCATTTAAATGGTATATATGCTTCAGAAGGTTGGTTTATGAAGCTAATGGAGTCAAACAAACAGTTTGTCACAAAGAACCCTGAGAGGGCTCACTTGTTCTACATGCCATATAGTGTGAAACAGCTTCAGAAAAGTATCTTTGTTCCTGGATCACATAACATCAAACCTTTATCGATCTTTCTTAGAGACTACGTCAACATGCTCTCCATCAAATACCCCTTCTGGAACCGCACTCATGGGTCAGATCATTTCCTTGTCGCTTGCCACGATTGGGTATCGAAAATGTTTCTATGTTAAAGACCAATGGGTTTACTTCCCtcatttttatgttatgatCTCTATTTCATAAACCATCTTTGTGCAGGGTCCTTACACAGTGAACGAGCACCCAGAGCTAAAACGAAACGCTATTAAAGCTCTCTGCAATGCAGACTTATCAGATGGAATCTTCGTCCCGGGGAAAGACGTTTCTCTCCCTGAAACATCCATAAGAAACGCAGGTAGACCACTACGCAACATAGGAAACGGAAACAGAGTTTCTCAACGTCCCATCCTCGCTTTCTTCGCTGGAAACCTCCACGGTCGTGTCCGTCCAAAGCTTCTAAAACACTGGAGAAACAAAGACGAGGACATGAAAATCTACGGTCCGCTTCCACACAACGTAGCTAGGAAAATGACTTACGTACAACACATGAAATCAAGCAAGTACTGTCTTTGTCCAATGGGTTACGAAGTGAACAGTCCACGTATCGTTGAAGCTATATACTATGAATGCGTCCCTGTAGTGATCGCTGATAACTTCATGTTACCGTTCAGCGATGTGCTAGATTGGTCAGCGTTCTCAGTGGTTGTACCGGAGAAGGAGATTCCACGGCTGAAGGAGATACTATTGGAGATTCCTATGAGGAGATATTTGAAGATGCAGAGTAACGTGAAGATGGTTCAGAGACATTTCTTGTGGAGCCCTAAACCTAGAAAGTACGATGTGTTTCATATGATACTTCACTCCATTTGGTTTAACCTTctcaatcaaaaccaaacttcTTTTGATGATCATATTCCCGATTCCTGACATCATCCTTAATTATGTCtgtacattatatatattaagaaaactatttcCATTGACAAACGGGCTTATCCTTAACAGGCTCCTTTTATTAGACTCATATTGAATATCAATGGgcttaattaataaaatggCCTAGATGATCCTCTGCTGAGTGTACACAAAATACTATTTCGTGTTTATGTTATAATTAGCTCCGCTGATTCCACTGGATTTATTGAGTCTTGATTGGTAGGCAAGAGCTTTAAGTGGATACAACAAATTGTAAGGATTAAACCGTTTGTGAAAGAGCGCATTACTATTTTAAAGCTTCTCCTTCAGCCCGCGGTTTACCACGTTTGGAAAAAGCGCAACGCTAGGATCTTCACCAGCATTCCATCTTCGGTCTCCACTCAGTGTTTGGCAATTGATAAGACCTTGAGGAATCGTCTTTTGTCCTTTCCTTCCTCAGACATGCGCTCTTCCACtactcttcttcatttttactTCTCTTGTATCTCTTAACTCAAGTAACATTTGTCTGACTGTTCCTATGTTATTGGGTTTACAGTATGTAATTTAGGTTGTAACCTCACGTTTCGTATAAAATCTTAACAttagacccaaaaaaaaaaaaactgttcgGCGACGGGACTGAGGTAAGTATATATAATGGCcccataaaatttaaacaatagGACAAATTCTAGCGACCATAACATAGACTGACATAGTCTGGTGGTCCTCTACGCAGTATTGTCTGTGTCTACGTGTTGGTATAACCCTACATttacgtatatatatttaaagtaTATCGCAAAatttattgagttttttttttttttttcaatagaCATTTGAGTAATCATATGTTCAATCCACCCAACTAATACgattcaagtttttttgttaacaatttaAGTTGAATctatgcaaacaaaaaaatcaattgaatcGTATTAGTTGGGTGGATTGGGTTAAGATAACGTTAATAATTGTAAATGTGAATGAGTTGGTATTAGTTATTCACTAAATTGGATAACTTTAAAATGTCAAATAAAGTTGAGAATGTGCTTTGAAACTAGgagacaaaatcaaaaccctttatcaaaaataaaataaaaaacaaactacGTGACAAATGAAAAGACCATTTAGAACATCTTATCCTTTAAAAGTAtcgtttgaaaaaaaaattgtaaatataaaagtttttgtcgtcaaacaaattttatttaatcaaggtttgttgttgtttgtctAATTAATGGGTATAGTGAAATAAATGTATACGTATGTATTTGTGTACATTAAAAAATTGTGTGGAAGACAATGATGAAAGTAAAGTGTCGCAATCAACATGGACTCGCTCAACGTGATATTTCTACATCACTATGTTGTTTTCCCCAATAGGATCCTTGTAAGTGTCAGAACCACACTATTTCGTACCCatcttaataaaatttaagtttaattgTCCACACACAATTATTATAGAGCGAATTAAATACTAACACATACTGTAGG includes:
- a CDS encoding Exostosin family protein (Exostosin family protein; FUNCTIONS IN: molecular_function unknown; INVOLVED IN: biological_process unknown; LOCATED IN: membrane; EXPRESSED IN: 11 plant structures; EXPRESSED DURING: L mature pollen stage, M germinated pollen stage, 4 anthesis, C globular stage, petal differentiation and expansion stage; CONTAINS InterPro DOMAIN/s: Exostosin-like (InterPro:IPR004263); BEST Arabidopsis thaliana protein match is: Exostosin family protein (TAIR:AT5G19670.1); Has 1386 Blast hits to 1374 proteins in 112 species: Archae - 0; Bacteria - 12; Metazoa - 318; Fungi - 4; Plants - 948; Viruses - 0; Other Eukaryotes - 104 (source: NCBI BLink).) — its product is MVNIKSPLRLFIEESIKELIRGFRRQRIKWRNAFLLGSIMTTIVVLLHTPTFSVFSDEEETESSSSSPIYLNGSLHLNIHIVSSEAKVENFHTLRTRTPIVQLNASEASEAVLSRKRRKRKKRKKTKDDLILTDPPPAPRHVLSSSERRALSLPPKKALTYAKLEIQRAPEVINDTDLFAPLFRNLSVFKRSYELMELILKVYIYPDGDKPIFHEPHLNGIYASEGWFMKLMESNKQFVTKNPERAHLFYMPYSVKQLQKSIFVPGSHNIKPLSIFLRDYVNMLSIKYPFWNRTHGSDHFLVACHDWGPYTVNEHPELKRNAIKALCNADLSDGIFVPGKDVSLPETSIRNAGRPLRNIGNGNRVSQRPILAFFAGNLHGRVRPKLLKHWRNKDEDMKIYGPLPHNVARKMTYVQHMKSSKYCLCPMGYEVNSPRIVEAIYYECVPVVIADNFMLPFSDVLDWSAFSVVVPEKEIPRLKEILLEIPMRRYLKMQSNVKMVQRHFLWSPKPRKYDVFHMILHSIWFNLLNQNQTSFDDHIPDS
- a CDS encoding Exostosin family protein (Exostosin family protein; FUNCTIONS IN: molecular_function unknown; INVOLVED IN: biological_process unknown; LOCATED IN: membrane; EXPRESSED IN: 11 plant structures; EXPRESSED DURING: L mature pollen stage, M germinated pollen stage, 4 anthesis, C globular stage, petal differentiation and expansion stage; CONTAINS InterPro DOMAIN/s: Exostosin-like (InterPro:IPR004263); BEST Arabidopsis thaliana protein match is: Exostosin family protein (TAIR:AT5G19670.1).); amino-acid sequence: MVNIKSPLRLFIEESIKELIRGFRRQRIKWRNAFLLGSIMTTIVVLLHTPTFSVFSDEEETESSSSSPIYLNGSLHLNIHIVSSEAKVENFHTLRTRTPIVQLNASEASEAVLSRKRRKRKKRKKTKDDLILTDPPPAPRHVLSSSERRALSLPPKKALTYAKLEIQRAPEVINDTDLFAPLFRNLSVFKRSYELMELILKVYIYPDGDKPIFHEPHLNGIYASEGWFMKLMESNKQFVTKNPERAHLFYMPYSVKQLQKSIFVPGSHNIKPLSIFLRDYVNMLSIKYPFWNRTHGSDHFLVACHDWGPYTVNEHPELKRNAIKALCNADLSDGIFVPGKDVSLPETSIRNAGRPLRNIGNGNRVSQRPILAFFAGNLHGRVRPKLLKHWRNKDEDMKIYGPLPHNVARKMTYVQHMKSSKYCLCPMGYEVNSPRIVEAIYYECVPVVIADNFMLPFSDVLDWSAFSVVVPEKEIPRLKEILLEIPMRRYLKMQSNVKMVQRHFLWSPKPRKIKPFVKERITILKLLLQPAVYHVWKKRNARIFTSIPSSVSTQCLAIDKTLRNRLLSFPSSDMRSSTTLLHFYFSCIS